Proteins found in one Danio aesculapii unplaced genomic scaffold, fDanAes4.1, whole genome shotgun sequence genomic segment:
- the LOC130220176 gene encoding SCO-spondin-like, with product MTSDPCGTLTQRRQLAERVCSVIHSNVFQACHDVVDREPFMRLCVSEVCSCGQQTSCHCSVLTAYATHCAQEGALLSWRNHTFCPVQCSGGQVYQECGRLCGTSCADLWDGWRCEPDEGSRVCVSGCQCPDGLAQDAQGQCVPVHMCPCRSGDALHPAGSSIINNCNTCVCTRGAWNCTDLSCPELNQCPGSLIFSPRSCLRTCSTPNSPLDACTEPIHGCICPEGTVLL from the exons ATGACCTCTGACCCCTGCGGGACGTTGACCCAGCGCAGACAGCTGGCAGAGAGAGTGTGTTCAGTCATTCACAGCAATGTCTTTCAG GCGTGTCATGATGTGGTGGACAGAGAGCCGTTCATGCGTCTGTGTGTCAGTGAAGTGTGCAGCTGCGGCCAGCAGACGTCCTGCCATTGCTCCGTCCTCACCGCATACGCCACACACTGCGCTCAAGAGGGGGCGCTGCTGAGCTGGAGGAATCACACATTCTGcc CGGTGCAGTGCTCTGGAGGGCAGGTGTATCAGGAGTGCGGGCGTCTGTGCGGGACGTCCTGTGCTGACCTGTGGGACGGCTGGAGGTGTGAGCCGGATGAGGGCAGCAGGGTCTGTGTTTCGGGATGTCAGTGTCCCGATGGACTGGCGCAGGATGCTCAGGGTCAGTGTGTGCCTGTCCACATGTGTCCCTGTAGAAGCGGAGACGCTCTCCATCCTGCGGGCAGCTCCATAATCAACAACTGCAACACCTG TGTTTGTACACGTGGAGCATGGAACTGCACTGATCTCTCATGTCCAGAGCTCAATCAGTGTCCAGGCTCTCTGATCTTCTCTCCTCGCTCCTGTCTGAGGACCTGCTCCACTCCAAACTCTCCTCTGGACGCCTGTACTGAACCCATCCACGGCTGCA